A region from the Halobellus litoreus genome encodes:
- a CDS encoding CBS domain-containing protein: MARIQSLTARELMTTDVETVSPDDDVSEVLGRLARADFNGFPVVDEDDAVVGIVTQHDLVGLFQTKDRTLWIPVGFPPFLETLTYAVDISWDDLDLGIDLLRNTNRPIREVMTEDVVTVAPEASLDEILDLLADEERDINRLPVVEDGGLVGIVARQDVIRAIRDERREGGAS; the protein is encoded by the coding sequence ATGGCCCGAATCCAGTCGCTGACGGCGCGGGAGTTGATGACGACTGACGTCGAGACCGTCTCGCCCGACGACGACGTGAGCGAGGTGCTCGGCCGGCTCGCCCGCGCGGACTTCAACGGCTTCCCCGTGGTCGACGAGGACGACGCGGTCGTCGGCATCGTCACCCAGCACGACCTCGTCGGTCTGTTCCAGACGAAGGATCGGACGCTGTGGATCCCCGTCGGCTTCCCGCCGTTCCTGGAGACGCTCACGTACGCGGTCGACATCTCCTGGGACGACCTGGACCTCGGGATCGACCTCCTGCGGAACACGAACCGGCCGATCCGGGAGGTGATGACCGAGGACGTCGTGACCGTCGCACCCGAGGCGTCGCTGGACGAGATTCTCGACCTCCTCGCCGACGAGGAGCGCGACATCAACCGGCTGCCGGTCGTCGAGGACGGTGGACTCGTCGGCATCGTCGCCCGACAGGACGTCATCCGCGCGATCCGGGACGAGCGTCGGGAGGGCGGAGCGAGCTAG
- a CDS encoding DMT family transporter, with product MTRYRNLLLFLLLAAAWGSAFMAIKAGLAYIPPVLFAAFRYDVAGVLMLAYAFYATDDPIPRTRGQWTLVAIGATLLIAGYHTLLFIGETDPAVTSAAAAVIVSLSPVLTTGFARLFLPTERLTAVGIAGLLLGLVGVVILSNPDPDNLLTGGAVAKLLIFGAAAAFALGSVLTRRVDAELPIETMEAWSMVGGALIMHVVSFGLGESLADVVWTVESLAALAYLSVVASALGFLIYFDLLERLGAIEINLVSYVAPVSAALAGWAVLDEVPTVHTVVGFMVIFVGFLLLKRRAIRAEVPRIRKLVSRP from the coding sequence GTGACCCGGTATCGAAACCTGCTCCTGTTCCTCCTCCTCGCCGCCGCGTGGGGCTCGGCCTTTATGGCGATCAAGGCCGGCCTGGCGTACATTCCGCCGGTGCTCTTCGCGGCGTTCCGCTACGACGTCGCCGGCGTGCTGATGCTCGCGTACGCGTTCTACGCCACAGACGACCCGATCCCGCGGACGCGCGGGCAGTGGACGCTAGTCGCCATCGGGGCGACGCTCCTCATCGCCGGCTACCACACGCTCCTCTTCATCGGCGAGACCGACCCGGCCGTCACCTCGGCAGCCGCGGCGGTCATCGTGAGCCTCAGTCCGGTGCTGACGACCGGCTTCGCGCGGCTGTTCCTCCCCACGGAGCGCCTCACGGCCGTCGGAATCGCGGGCTTGCTACTCGGGCTGGTCGGCGTGGTGATCCTCTCGAACCCCGATCCGGACAACCTCCTGACCGGTGGGGCGGTCGCGAAGCTTCTGATCTTCGGGGCCGCCGCGGCGTTCGCGCTCGGGTCGGTGTTGACCCGGCGGGTCGACGCCGAACTCCCGATCGAGACGATGGAAGCGTGGTCGATGGTCGGCGGCGCGCTGATTATGCACGTCGTGAGTTTCGGGCTGGGCGAGTCGCTCGCGGACGTCGTCTGGACCGTCGAGTCGCTGGCGGCGCTCGCGTACCTCTCGGTCGTCGCGAGCGCCCTCGGCTTCCTCATCTACTTCGACCTCTTAGAACGACTCGGGGCCATCGAGATCAACCTCGTCTCCTACGTCGCGCCGGTCTCCGCCGCGCTGGCGGGGTGGGCCGTCCTCGACGAGGTGCCGACCGTCCACACGGTGGTCGGTTTTATGGTGATTTTCGTCGGCTTCCTGCTCCTGAAGCGACGCGCAATCCGCGCGGAGGTGCCGCGGATCAGGAAGTTGGTGTCGCGCCCGTAG
- a CDS encoding ribonuclease H, with the protein MAAHGRPTLRDLFDDSPTPHIAHPPRTHHRHFYVATDGSYRRDGGGLGAVIETRDGTRVARISVPDAAPNNNVAEYRALHLGLDVLAARTPANARVGVLVDHDHLAAAVNGEVLAASGGDTEWRPNGRQRVPSGSESHWRGIRARIAGFEELRAARIDGRENPAHPLANAPGDYAHVNRRADHCVLPDPIDAGTGRANGAATDSEAPGTGAEERDPQYPPPSRFEGRASD; encoded by the coding sequence ATGGCCGCTCACGGCCGTCCGACGCTCCGTGACCTGTTCGACGACTCGCCGACGCCGCACATCGCGCACCCGCCGCGCACCCACCACCGACACTTCTACGTCGCGACCGACGGGTCGTATCGCCGCGACGGCGGCGGACTGGGCGCGGTGATCGAAACGCGGGACGGCACCCGCGTCGCGCGCATCTCCGTGCCCGACGCCGCCCCGAACAACAACGTCGCGGAGTATCGCGCGCTGCACCTCGGTCTCGACGTCCTCGCGGCCAGAACGCCGGCGAACGCGCGCGTCGGCGTCCTCGTCGACCACGACCACCTCGCGGCCGCGGTGAACGGCGAGGTGCTCGCCGCGTCGGGCGGCGACACCGAGTGGCGACCGAACGGCCGCCAGCGGGTCCCCTCGGGCAGCGAATCGCACTGGCGCGGCATCCGCGCCCGCATCGCCGGCTTCGAGGAACTCCGCGCGGCCCGCATCGACGGCCGCGAGAACCCCGCGCACCCGCTCGCGAACGCCCCGGGCGACTACGCGCACGTGAACCGTCGCGCCGACCACTGCGTCCTGCCCGATCCGATCGACGCCGGAACGGGGCGGGCGAACGGGGCAGCGACGGACTCGGAGGCGCCGGGAACGGGCGCCGAGGAGCGCGACCCGCAGTATCCGCCGCCGTCGCGGTTCGAGGGACGGGCCAGCGACTGA
- a CDS encoding carboxymuconolactone decarboxylase family protein, producing the protein MSRTEDLADLKGALGDLIEEAPELESFVGFVESAEATETIDNKTKELMSLAISVVVRCDHCILWHTDAALDAGATHEEIVDALKIAVVMGGGPAMTYAVEAYRTLEALEAERAE; encoded by the coding sequence ATGTCACGCACGGAAGACCTCGCCGACCTCAAGGGAGCGTTGGGCGACCTGATCGAGGAAGCACCGGAACTCGAATCGTTCGTCGGGTTCGTGGAGTCCGCAGAGGCGACTGAGACCATCGACAACAAGACGAAAGAACTGATGTCGCTGGCGATTTCGGTGGTAGTCAGGTGCGATCACTGCATCCTCTGGCACACCGACGCGGCGCTGGACGCCGGTGCGACGCACGAGGAGATCGTCGACGCGTTGAAAATCGCCGTCGTGATGGGCGGTGGCCCGGCGATGACCTATGCCGTCGAGGCCTACCGAACGCTCGAAGCGCTCGAAGCGGAACGGGCCGAATAG
- a CDS encoding DUF1684 domain-containing protein: MTDAESGSTDEDYVSELRTNREEKDDFFGSHPQSPVPPEHREEFDGLEYFAPAPEYRVDATVETHADPEPVPMETTAGNEVRYVRVVTFEFDLADETHRVHGYKQRPDDDEEPVFVPFRDKTTGQETYRGGRYLELHPAGELEDGETVLLDFNLAYTPFCAFSETFECPLPPEENWLETAVRAGEKEWQP; the protein is encoded by the coding sequence ATGACCGACGCCGAGTCCGGGTCGACAGACGAGGACTACGTTTCGGAACTCAGGACGAACCGCGAGGAGAAGGACGACTTTTTCGGCTCACACCCGCAGTCGCCGGTTCCGCCGGAGCACCGCGAGGAGTTCGACGGCCTGGAGTACTTCGCGCCCGCGCCCGAGTACCGCGTCGACGCCACCGTCGAAACGCACGCCGACCCGGAGCCGGTGCCGATGGAGACGACCGCCGGCAACGAGGTTCGGTACGTGCGCGTCGTCACCTTCGAATTCGACCTCGCCGACGAGACCCATCGGGTGCACGGCTACAAGCAGCGTCCGGACGACGACGAGGAGCCGGTCTTCGTCCCGTTCCGCGACAAGACCACCGGGCAGGAGACCTACCGCGGCGGCCGCTACCTCGAACTCCATCCGGCGGGCGAACTCGAAGACGGCGAGACGGTCCTCCTCGATTTCAACCTCGCGTACACGCCCTTTTGCGCGTTCAGCGAGACGTTCGAGTGTCCGCTGCCGCCCGAAGAGAACTGGCTGGAGACGGCCGTCCGCGCCGGCGAGAAAGAGTGGCAGCCGTAA
- a CDS encoding bacterio-opsin activator domain-containing protein, with amino-acid sequence MANNPPADRDAPVSEIEFALRGSKYPFVALSDAENCAVELVGMLPREGDRYAEFFNVNGADPQRVLALVDEYETVEASLLSAYDDIALFEFLVSDGCPAQYLGTLGGLPRTARATDGEGRIVAEVPAQYDTGSIVDDFLDAYPDADLTGKREKAGIDPMFSGGTYRQLLSTQLTDKQREVVETAFEAGYYEWPREATGEEVAEELGIASATFSEQIHAAERKLLAALLEDTE; translated from the coding sequence ATGGCTAACAACCCTCCCGCCGACCGAGACGCCCCGGTCTCCGAAATCGAGTTCGCTCTCCGGGGCTCGAAGTACCCGTTCGTCGCCCTTTCGGACGCCGAGAACTGCGCGGTCGAACTCGTCGGGATGCTCCCCCGCGAGGGCGACCGGTACGCGGAGTTTTTCAACGTGAACGGGGCGGACCCCCAGCGCGTCCTCGCGCTCGTCGATGAGTACGAGACCGTCGAAGCCTCGCTGCTCAGCGCCTACGACGACATCGCTCTCTTCGAGTTTCTCGTCTCCGACGGCTGTCCAGCGCAGTATCTCGGGACGCTCGGCGGGCTCCCGCGGACGGCCAGAGCGACGGACGGCGAGGGTCGGATCGTTGCGGAGGTCCCGGCGCAGTACGACACCGGATCGATCGTCGACGACTTCCTCGACGCGTATCCGGACGCCGACTTGACGGGGAAGCGCGAGAAGGCGGGAATCGATCCGATGTTCAGCGGAGGAACGTACCGGCAACTGCTGTCGACGCAGTTGACCGACAAGCAGCGGGAGGTCGTCGAGACCGCTTTCGAGGCGGGGTATTACGAGTGGCCGCGGGAGGCGACCGGCGAGGAGGTCGCCGAGGAGCTCGGGATCGCGTCCGCGACGTTCTCCGAACAGATCCACGCCGCCGAGCGCAAACTCCTCGCGGCGCTGCTCGAGGACACGGAGTGA
- the cmk gene encoding (d)CMP kinase, producing the protein MTDDDVPTARSVDSNLFITVSGPPGCGATTLCDGLSAALDCGYVSGGDIFRDLAEEREMSLSQLIAKTDETDEIDRALDRRLRTIAEKWGAANKPFVLESRLAGWLAGNRADLRIWLDAPDEVRVDRTRDRDEMEAEMRVREVSEAGRYKSYYDIDVSDQSFYDLSINTARWSPEATLEMVLTAIEEYDPEVDEGAFPTEDVEL; encoded by the coding sequence ATGACAGACGACGACGTCCCGACGGCGCGGTCGGTCGACAGCAACCTCTTCATCACCGTCTCGGGACCGCCAGGCTGCGGCGCGACGACGCTCTGTGATGGGCTCTCGGCCGCCCTCGACTGCGGGTACGTCTCCGGCGGGGACATCTTCCGCGACCTCGCCGAGGAGCGGGAGATGTCGCTCTCCCAACTCATCGCGAAGACCGACGAGACCGACGAGATCGACCGCGCGCTCGACCGCCGCCTCCGGACGATCGCGGAGAAGTGGGGCGCGGCGAACAAGCCGTTCGTCCTCGAATCGCGGCTCGCCGGCTGGCTCGCCGGCAACCGCGCCGACCTCCGGATCTGGCTCGACGCCCCGGACGAGGTCCGCGTCGACCGCACGCGTGACCGCGACGAGATGGAAGCGGAGATGCGCGTCCGCGAGGTCAGCGAAGCCGGGCGGTACAAGTCGTACTACGACATCGACGTCTCCGATCAGTCCTTCTACGACCTCTCGATCAACACCGCGCGCTGGAGTCCGGAGGCGACCCTGGAGATGGTCCTCACGGCGATCGAGGAGTACGACCCGGAGGTCGACGAGGGCGCCTTCCCGACCGAAGACGTCGAATTATAA